Proteins co-encoded in one Acidisarcina sp. genomic window:
- a CDS encoding 30S ribosomal protein S1, translating to MPNPNTPESEPTPESNESFGDLLSQYEQSHSREAEGGAKQLLGTVVAVTADSVLLDIGFKSEGILPLAPFQAAGETVTPGDTFQVSVKGRDADGYYELSRFKTALPKDWSALERAFADKTTIMGTVTGVVKGGLHVDVGVRAFMPASRSGVRDAAEMEKLVGQEIRCRIIKLDVADEDVVVDRRVVTEEEERATREQRYSAMKEGDTVHGEVRSLTDYGAFVDLGGVDGLLHVSDLSWARVTKPSDVLTVGQEVEVRVLKIDQEKRRISLGMKQLQPHPWDSLAEKYKVGDRIRGTVTRVMDFGAFVELEPGVEGLIHISDMSWARRVRTAGDVVKQGETVEAVLLGLDLAERRISLGLKQALGDPWAEAAQKYPTGTVIEGPVTSITKFGAFVQLAEGVEGMIHVSEISAEKRINHPQDVLKLGQVVKAQVLEIDKEKRQLRLSMKQLVPTSLDEFLAEHKPGDDVTGRILEVSNGKARVELGEGIQASCSLPAQSAAATQPESKADLASLSAMLKARWKGAASSNAPGPDIVRSGEIRSFRITKLDPATKAIELELLQ from the coding sequence ACCCAAATACACCCGAGTCCGAACCCACCCCCGAGTCTAATGAGTCCTTTGGCGACCTTCTTTCTCAGTATGAGCAGAGCCATTCGCGCGAGGCAGAAGGCGGCGCGAAGCAGTTGCTGGGCACCGTCGTCGCTGTCACTGCCGATTCCGTGTTGCTCGATATCGGCTTCAAGAGCGAAGGCATCCTGCCCCTTGCACCGTTCCAGGCCGCCGGAGAAACGGTAACCCCCGGCGATACCTTTCAGGTCTCGGTCAAGGGCCGCGATGCCGATGGATACTACGAGCTATCCCGCTTTAAGACTGCCTTGCCGAAGGATTGGTCAGCGTTAGAGCGCGCCTTCGCGGACAAGACGACGATCATGGGAACAGTGACGGGCGTCGTCAAGGGTGGCCTGCACGTGGATGTGGGAGTACGCGCCTTTATGCCCGCTTCGCGAAGCGGGGTGCGCGATGCCGCCGAAATGGAGAAGCTCGTCGGCCAGGAGATTCGCTGCCGCATCATTAAGCTCGATGTCGCCGACGAAGATGTAGTTGTCGATCGCCGCGTGGTTACGGAAGAAGAAGAGCGCGCAACCAGGGAGCAGCGTTACTCCGCGATGAAAGAAGGCGATACGGTCCATGGCGAGGTACGCAGCCTGACCGACTATGGCGCCTTCGTCGATCTCGGCGGTGTGGACGGCTTGCTGCATGTGAGCGACCTGAGCTGGGCCCGCGTCACCAAGCCATCGGACGTGCTCACGGTAGGGCAGGAAGTTGAAGTCCGGGTCCTCAAAATCGATCAGGAGAAGCGGCGTATTTCCCTTGGAATGAAGCAGCTTCAGCCCCATCCATGGGATTCTCTCGCCGAGAAGTACAAGGTCGGCGACCGCATACGCGGCACGGTAACGCGCGTTATGGACTTCGGTGCATTCGTAGAGCTCGAGCCCGGCGTTGAGGGCCTGATCCATATCTCAGATATGTCCTGGGCCAGAAGAGTGCGAACTGCCGGCGATGTTGTGAAGCAAGGCGAGACGGTTGAAGCAGTACTCCTCGGACTGGATCTAGCCGAACGGCGGATTTCGCTGGGGCTCAAGCAGGCATTGGGCGATCCGTGGGCAGAAGCTGCTCAGAAATATCCCACGGGCACGGTAATCGAAGGCCCGGTTACCAGCATCACGAAATTTGGCGCATTTGTGCAGCTTGCTGAGGGCGTCGAGGGCATGATCCACGTGAGTGAGATCAGCGCGGAAAAGCGCATCAATCATCCGCAGGATGTTCTTAAGCTGGGTCAGGTGGTCAAGGCCCAGGTGCTGGAGATCGACAAGGAAAAACGCCAGCTCCGCCTGAGCATGAAGCAACTCGTCCCCACCAGCCTCGACGAATTTCTTGCCGAACACAAGCCGGGCGATGATGTAACAGGTCGCATTCTCGAAGTCTCTAACGGAAAAGCGCGCGTAGAACTGGGGGAAGGCATCCAGGCAAGTTGCAGCCTTCCCGCCCAGAGCGCTGCTGCCACGCAACCGGAATCCAAGGCAGACCTTGCATCGCTCAGCGCAATGCTCAAGGCTCGTTGGAAGGGCGCCGCTTCCAGCAATGCGCCCGGACCGGATATCGTTCGCAGCGGAGAGATTCGCAGCTTCCGAATAACGAAGCTGGATCCTGCAACGAAGGCTATCGAGCTGGAATTGCTGCAATAG